A region of Caldicoprobacter guelmensis DNA encodes the following proteins:
- a CDS encoding sugar phosphate isomerase/epimerase family protein produces the protein MSKPRVGAQLYTIRQFTQTPEDIVSSMKKIKEIGYNAVQVSAFGPVDPHKVKEIMDAQGLTICATHIGYDRLKDDLQGVIDQHKLWNCKYVGLGAMPRQYAQSAEGYVKFAKEASEIARVLADNGLRFIYHNHNFEFMKFNGVTGMEILLNETDPEVFDFEIDTYWVQAGGANPVDWIRKVKGRMKVVHFKDMGVDSNRQQMMTEVGEGNLNWPDIIDACIEVGVEWALVEQDVCQRDPFESLAISLNNLKKLGLNP, from the coding sequence ATGAGTAAGCCCAGAGTAGGAGCCCAGCTGTATACCATAAGGCAGTTTACCCAGACGCCTGAAGACATCGTTTCCAGCATGAAAAAGATAAAGGAGATAGGGTACAATGCCGTCCAGGTGTCAGCCTTTGGCCCTGTGGACCCGCATAAGGTCAAGGAAATAATGGATGCACAAGGGTTAACTATTTGTGCTACCCATATAGGATACGACAGGCTCAAGGATGACCTGCAGGGGGTCATTGACCAGCACAAGCTGTGGAATTGCAAGTATGTGGGCCTTGGTGCCATGCCGCGGCAGTACGCTCAAAGCGCCGAAGGGTATGTGAAGTTTGCCAAGGAAGCATCTGAGATTGCGCGGGTACTGGCCGATAACGGGCTTAGGTTTATCTACCACAACCACAACTTCGAGTTTATGAAATTTAACGGGGTAACGGGCATGGAGATTCTGCTCAACGAAACCGACCCTGAAGTGTTTGACTTTGAAATCGATACATACTGGGTGCAGGCAGGTGGTGCCAATCCCGTTGACTGGATCAGGAAGGTCAAGGGCAGGATGAAGGTGGTCCACTTCAAGGACATGGGGGTGGACAGCAACAGGCAGCAGATGATGACCGAGGTGGGCGAGGGCAATCTCAACTGGCCCGATATCATCGATGCCTGCATCGAGGTCGGTGTAGAGTGGGCGCTGGTGGAGCAGGACGTCTGCCAGAGGGACCCCTTTGAGAGCCTGGCAATAAGCCTGAACAACCTTAAGAAATTGGGACTTAATCCTTAA
- a CDS encoding glycosyltransferase family 4 protein, with the protein MKNLGAFVIAFLISLLGMPLVIKFANKNGIVDKPNGRKIHKKPVPLLGGAAIFIGFIIPFVMFSNIDFKVVSIVVASVILVVVGMFDDIYDIKAKKKLAVQILCSVLVVVAGIRVNISEYITDNVYLAFLIDGLISICWIIGIINAVNLIDGLDGLAGGVSFIASIAFIIILGREGSDYIGYIIALSLAGAIIGFLLYNFYPAKVFMGDMGSTFIGLLLAVLSIIALDIPENPASMVAPIIILAVPIFDTGLAILRRIAQRQPLFSADKNHLHHRLIAKGFSQRQAVFIIYSLAVLAALVGVIVDVKRWFYFGVVVVGLLVVLGIVISFGGLVRIEKFVEKMYKEMASTTERHTFNR; encoded by the coding sequence ATGAAAAATTTAGGGGCTTTTGTTATTGCATTCCTGATTTCACTATTAGGAATGCCGTTGGTTATTAAGTTTGCCAATAAAAACGGCATTGTGGACAAACCCAACGGCAGAAAAATTCACAAAAAACCCGTTCCGCTATTAGGTGGAGCCGCTATTTTTATAGGATTTATCATTCCCTTTGTTATGTTTTCAAATATAGATTTTAAGGTTGTTAGCATAGTAGTTGCATCTGTTATACTTGTTGTGGTGGGAATGTTTGACGATATTTACGACATTAAAGCCAAGAAAAAGTTGGCCGTGCAAATACTGTGTTCCGTTTTAGTTGTGGTAGCAGGGATAAGGGTTAATATAAGTGAGTACATAACTGATAATGTGTATCTAGCTTTTCTAATTGATGGACTTATAAGCATATGTTGGATTATTGGTATAATCAATGCGGTTAACTTAATAGATGGCCTGGATGGTTTAGCGGGGGGAGTATCATTTATCGCTTCTATTGCATTTATAATTATTTTGGGGAGAGAAGGGTCAGATTATATCGGATATATAATTGCGTTATCGCTTGCCGGTGCAATCATTGGATTTCTTCTCTACAATTTTTATCCCGCCAAAGTATTTATGGGAGATATGGGTAGTACATTCATAGGGCTTTTGTTGGCTGTATTAAGCATAATAGCTTTGGATATACCAGAAAATCCTGCTTCTATGGTGGCCCCTATAATTATTTTGGCGGTACCGATTTTCGATACAGGCCTGGCAATATTGCGAAGAATCGCACAAAGACAGCCATTGTTTTCAGCGGATAAGAATCACCTTCATCATAGGCTCATAGCAAAAGGCTTTAGCCAGAGACAAGCAGTGTTTATAATTTACAGCTTAGCAGTGCTAGCTGCGTTGGTTGGAGTGATTGTGGATGTTAAGCGGTGGTTTTATTTTGGGGTTGTAGTGGTAGGGTTGCTTGTGGTGTTAGGGATAGTGATTAGTTTTGGTGGGTTGGTAAGAATAGAGAAATTTGTAGAAAAAATGTATAAAGAGATGGCTTCCACCACGGAAAGGCATACATTTAATAGGTGA
- a CDS encoding sugar phosphate isomerase/epimerase family protein, which produces MKIGICTAVENIKKMEGIGFDYIEPSVVSIVKMNDEEFDAALKLVEGSNIKCEAFNVLFPRDVRLTGSGVDEKAIEAYLKSAFSKVSRLGAKVVVFGSGGARKIPDGWSREEGWKQLVRVARIAGDVAAEYGLTIAMEPLNTSETNILNSVREGIEFVKDVDHSHVKLLADFYHMRRENEDMDILLDASSMLAHLHIANSNGRVCPLDRAEDAYDLFFKGLKEIGYQERISIEAGIKDVDEEAPVALELLRELSK; this is translated from the coding sequence ATGAAGATCGGTATATGTACGGCTGTTGAGAATATAAAGAAGATGGAGGGTATAGGGTTTGACTACATAGAGCCATCGGTTGTCAGCATTGTAAAGATGAATGATGAGGAATTTGACGCTGCACTTAAATTGGTTGAGGGCAGCAACATAAAGTGTGAAGCCTTTAATGTGCTGTTCCCCAGAGACGTGAGGCTTACCGGCTCCGGGGTTGACGAAAAGGCGATAGAGGCGTATTTGAAATCCGCCTTTTCAAAGGTGAGCCGACTGGGGGCCAAAGTGGTGGTATTCGGAAGCGGCGGGGCACGCAAGATACCCGATGGCTGGAGCAGGGAGGAAGGGTGGAAGCAGCTTGTGAGGGTTGCAAGGATAGCAGGCGATGTGGCGGCAGAGTACGGCTTGACGATTGCCATGGAGCCTTTGAACACATCGGAAACAAACATTTTAAATTCGGTGAGAGAAGGCATAGAGTTTGTCAAGGATGTCGATCACAGCCATGTAAAGCTGCTGGCCGATTTTTATCACATGCGCCGGGAAAATGAAGATATGGACATACTGCTTGACGCATCTTCTATGCTTGCACACCTTCATATAGCCAACAGCAATGGACGGGTATGTCCTCTTGATAGGGCAGAGGATGCCTATGACCTTTTCTTTAAGGGGCTGAAAGAAATTGGGTATCAAGAGCGCATAAGCATTGAGGCAGGCATCAAAGACGTTGATGAGGAGGCGCCGGTTGCTCTCGAGCTCTTGAGAGAGCTGAGCAAGTGA
- a CDS encoding Gfo/Idh/MocA family protein: MDKVRIGVVGIGNMGSAHAKYLAAGDIPNAELTAVCDVNPKRLEWAKENLGPNVKLFDNAEAMFESGTVDGVIIATPHYYHPPLAISAFKRGLHVLIEKPAGVYTKQVREMNEVAEKSGKVFGIMYNQRTNPVYQKLRDLIKSGELGEIKRIIWIITNWYRSQSYYDSGGWRATWAGEGGGVLINQCPHNLDLWQWICGMPKRVRAFCYYGKYHDIEVEDDVTAYMEYENGATGLFITTTGEAPGTNRWEISGDRGKIVVEDGKLTFWRLRVSERQFNKEYKGGFGSPECWKCEVPVHGVETAHRGITANWVNAILKGTPLLAPGVEGINGLTISNAIHLSSWLDDWVEIPFDEDLFYQKLKERIESSRLKSDKKEDRVLDVEGTY; encoded by the coding sequence ATGGATAAGGTGAGGATAGGCGTAGTTGGCATAGGGAACATGGGTTCGGCCCACGCCAAGTATTTGGCGGCCGGGGACATCCCGAATGCGGAGCTTACCGCTGTTTGCGATGTAAACCCCAAGAGGCTTGAGTGGGCCAAGGAAAATCTGGGACCAAATGTTAAGCTTTTTGACAATGCTGAGGCCATGTTTGAGTCGGGGACCGTGGATGGCGTCATCATCGCCACGCCGCATTATTACCATCCGCCTTTGGCCATCAGCGCATTTAAACGGGGCTTACATGTGCTCATTGAAAAGCCCGCAGGGGTTTATACAAAGCAGGTAAGGGAAATGAACGAGGTGGCTGAAAAGAGCGGTAAGGTCTTTGGCATCATGTACAACCAGAGGACCAATCCTGTCTATCAAAAGCTGAGGGACCTCATAAAGTCAGGCGAGCTGGGCGAGATAAAGCGCATCATATGGATTATCACAAACTGGTACCGTTCGCAGAGCTACTACGATTCGGGTGGTTGGCGGGCCACGTGGGCCGGTGAAGGCGGTGGCGTGCTGATCAACCAATGCCCACACAATCTTGACCTGTGGCAGTGGATCTGCGGAATGCCAAAACGGGTACGGGCATTTTGCTACTACGGCAAATACCACGACATTGAGGTCGAAGATGATGTCACCGCTTACATGGAATATGAGAACGGCGCTACCGGCTTGTTTATAACCACCACCGGTGAAGCGCCCGGCACCAACCGCTGGGAGATTTCCGGCGATCGAGGCAAGATAGTGGTGGAGGATGGGAAGCTGACCTTCTGGCGCCTGCGCGTTTCAGAGAGGCAGTTCAACAAAGAATACAAGGGTGGTTTTGGTTCGCCAGAGTGCTGGAAGTGTGAAGTTCCCGTACACGGCGTTGAAACGGCGCACAGGGGAATTACCGCCAACTGGGTAAACGCCATATTGAAAGGCACGCCGCTTTTGGCGCCCGGCGTGGAAGGGATAAATGGCCTGACCATATCAAATGCCATACATCTGTCCTCCTGGCTGGATGACTGGGTGGAGATTCCGTTTGATGAAGACCTTTTCTATCAAAAGCTCAAAGAAAGGATAGAGAGCTCCAGACTTAAAAGTGATAAAAAAGAGGATAGGGTTTTGGACGTAGAAGGGACGTATTGA
- a CDS encoding hydrolase translates to MDKFELKKEQSVLMVIDIQERLVPVMERRDQVIRNAQILISAAQRLDIPVIVTEQYPKGLGRTVKELSDMLGDFQAFEKLSFSAYIPEVAAQLARLGRKKVIVCGMETHVCVFQTVRELLQAGYQAFVVKDAVCSRTQDNHQNGLDLMEGMGAVITNTETVLFDLLKTAGTPEFKELSRLIK, encoded by the coding sequence ATGGACAAGTTTGAACTTAAAAAGGAACAAAGTGTTTTGATGGTCATCGACATCCAAGAACGGTTGGTGCCGGTGATGGAAAGGCGCGACCAGGTAATCCGAAATGCTCAAATTCTTATCTCTGCAGCTCAAAGGCTTGATATACCTGTCATAGTGACCGAACAGTACCCCAAAGGTCTGGGCAGGACGGTAAAGGAGCTTAGCGATATGCTTGGCGATTTTCAGGCCTTTGAGAAGCTATCTTTTTCTGCGTATATCCCCGAGGTTGCCGCACAGCTTGCCAGGCTGGGACGTAAAAAGGTGATTGTATGCGGTATGGAGACGCATGTATGCGTATTTCAAACGGTGAGGGAGCTGCTGCAAGCCGGTTATCAAGCTTTTGTAGTTAAAGATGCGGTATGCTCGAGGACGCAGGATAATCATCAAAATGGCCTTGATTTGATGGAGGGGATGGGGGCTGTTATCACCAATACCGAGACCGTGCTCTTTGACCTTTTGAAAACGGCAGGCACGCCAGAGTTCAAGGAGCTCTCAAGGCTTATAAAATAA
- a CDS encoding glycosyltransferase family 4 protein, whose protein sequence is MKILIITHNFPPDLGAASFRMESLIRFLSEKHQVTVLTAYPNRYKSIKVEMKDNFNENVKVIRIPSLKQSNNLFQRGISFLDFFLKSYIIARKLVKGHDVVVATSPQIFSGFLGALIVNDEKPFVLDIRDLWPDAMVDLGLTRINSFVYKMLKKIEIYMYKKADKIVINSPAFEEYIRNMGNKNIYLVTNGVDMEFFEYFRKIDIMSPPRKPFRILYAGNLGLAQDIKILTELNDRIFNDFYFVLIGDGSQRKEIEREINRKGIKNIELRLPIERQKLLKEYEAADALFVHLRNIPMFSKTIPSKVFEYVATRKPVIYGVTGVTKQILDEMKAGIAFEPGNVTDLERALEELKYILNKGLWKYEVNPILEKRYLRPILAKRFAEVIEDAYYAHIQKFQSTIQR, encoded by the coding sequence TTGAAAATATTAATTATTACACATAATTTTCCACCTGATCTTGGGGCTGCTTCTTTTAGAATGGAATCGCTTATTCGCTTTTTGTCAGAGAAACATCAAGTTACGGTTCTTACTGCATATCCAAACAGATATAAAAGTATTAAAGTGGAAATGAAAGATAACTTTAATGAAAATGTTAAAGTTATTAGGATTCCGAGTTTAAAGCAGTCTAATAATCTTTTTCAAAGAGGTATTTCTTTTTTAGATTTCTTCTTGAAAAGTTACATTATCGCAAGAAAACTTGTTAAAGGACATGATGTTGTTGTTGCAACTTCACCACAAATTTTTTCTGGATTTCTTGGTGCATTAATAGTTAATGATGAGAAACCTTTTGTGCTCGATATTAGAGATCTTTGGCCTGATGCTATGGTAGATCTTGGACTAACTAGAATTAATTCTTTTGTATATAAGATGCTAAAGAAAATTGAGATATATATGTATAAAAAAGCAGACAAAATAGTAATAAACTCTCCTGCATTCGAAGAGTATATTCGAAATATGGGAAATAAAAACATATACTTGGTTACAAACGGGGTAGATATGGAATTCTTTGAATACTTTAGAAAAATTGATATCATGTCACCACCGCGTAAACCTTTTAGAATTTTATACGCAGGGAATCTTGGTCTAGCACAGGATATAAAGATACTTACGGAATTGAATGACCGAATTTTCAATGATTTTTATTTTGTTCTAATTGGTGATGGTTCACAGCGCAAGGAAATAGAAAGGGAAATAAACAGAAAAGGCATTAAGAACATAGAGTTAAGGTTACCAATAGAAAGGCAAAAACTTTTAAAAGAGTATGAGGCTGCGGATGCACTATTTGTTCATTTAAGAAATATTCCCATGTTTTCAAAAACGATACCTTCTAAAGTCTTTGAATATGTTGCAACACGAAAGCCAGTAATATATGGAGTTACAGGTGTAACAAAACAAATATTGGATGAAATGAAAGCTGGGATTGCTTTTGAGCCGGGTAATGTAACTGATCTAGAAAGAGCATTAGAAGAGTTAAAATATATTCTTAATAAAGGTTTATGGAAGTACGAAGTTAACCCTATTCTTGAGAAAAGGTATTTGAGACCAATACTTGCAAAAAGATTTGCAGAGGTTATAGAAGATGCGTATTATGCCCATATTCAAAAATTTCAAAGCACTATACAAAGGTGA
- a CDS encoding TIM barrel protein: MSKFILSAFADEIDLDLKVQMDVLEQHGIGYIEMRGVYGKSIVQYSLDEVKDIKRKLDERGFKISAVGSPIGKIGILDDFEPHLKLFKHTIEIAKILETNYIRMFSFYIPKGDDPAKYRDEVLRRWEEFIKAAQGTGLTLLHENEKDIYGDTAERCLDLLKTLNCEYVKFTFDPANFVQCDVETYPHAFNLLKDYIAYMHIKDALYSNHSVVPAGYGDGRVKEILAELYNMGYEGFLSIEPHLGNFVGFSQLEQGMVDPNLPEGGPKLFGVAASALKKILSEIEGR, encoded by the coding sequence GTGAGCAAGTTCATACTTTCGGCTTTTGCAGATGAGATCGACCTAGACTTGAAGGTGCAGATGGATGTGTTGGAGCAGCACGGCATTGGGTACATAGAGATGAGGGGTGTATATGGGAAAAGCATTGTCCAGTATTCGTTGGACGAAGTGAAGGATATAAAGAGGAAGCTGGATGAGAGGGGATTCAAGATTTCCGCCGTGGGTTCGCCTATAGGCAAGATAGGGATACTAGATGACTTTGAGCCACATCTTAAGCTCTTTAAGCACACCATCGAGATTGCAAAGATCCTAGAAACCAATTATATCAGGATGTTCAGCTTTTACATCCCTAAAGGGGATGACCCTGCAAAATACAGGGACGAGGTCCTGCGCAGGTGGGAGGAGTTCATAAAAGCCGCTCAAGGAACGGGGCTTACCCTCCTCCATGAGAATGAGAAGGACATTTATGGTGATACCGCCGAGCGCTGCCTTGACCTTTTAAAGACGCTCAACTGCGAGTACGTAAAGTTCACATTTGACCCGGCCAATTTCGTGCAGTGCGATGTTGAGACTTATCCCCATGCATTCAATCTGCTAAAGGATTATATAGCCTACATGCACATCAAAGATGCTTTGTACAGCAACCACAGCGTGGTACCGGCAGGATATGGCGACGGCAGGGTAAAGGAGATACTTGCTGAGCTCTATAACATGGGCTATGAGGGATTTTTGTCCATAGAGCCCCATCTTGGCAACTTCGTAGGGTTTAGCCAGCTGGAGCAGGGGATGGTTGACCCCAACCTGCCGGAAGGCGGTCCCAAGCTGTTTGGCGTTGCCGCCAGTGCCTTAAAAAAGATACTGTCAGAGATTGAGGGGAGGTAA